A part of Bacteroidota bacterium genomic DNA contains:
- a CDS encoding DUF2306 domain-containing protein — protein MKYKTLSLDRTDVAPFVLWAIVAFLTWLFMHSADHYLTLTPEALGKYFSLRWVLISHITAGGGALLLGLIQFWPKLRNFSYKVHRIIGILYLLAILVSSICAVILAFTTAYKVNWAYAFSVQVWAFVWISSTAIAYYTAIKKKFTQHRQWMTRSYLVTLAFIISGLSLQTPYVKSLGSFEDISPSLFWMGWAVPLYMYEILLSRKAKV, from the coding sequence ATGAAATACAAGACTTTATCATTGGATAGAACCGACGTTGCCCCTTTTGTACTTTGGGCAATAGTGGCATTCTTAACATGGCTGTTTATGCACAGCGCCGATCATTACCTTACCCTTACACCCGAAGCATTGGGCAAATACTTTAGCCTGCGTTGGGTATTAATCTCCCACATTACCGCCGGTGGTGGTGCGTTATTATTAGGACTTATACAGTTTTGGCCCAAACTGCGGAACTTTAGCTACAAAGTGCACCGCATTATCGGCATACTGTATTTGCTGGCTATTTTAGTAAGCAGTATTTGCGCGGTAATACTGGCCTTTACCACAGCATACAAAGTAAACTGGGCGTATGCGTTTTCGGTACAAGTATGGGCATTCGTATGGATTAGCTCCACAGCCATTGCTTACTATACCGCCATTAAAAAGAAATTTACCCAGCACCGCCAATGGATGACAAGAAGTTACTTGGTAACTCTTGCTTTTATTATATCAGGCTTATCGCTACAAACCCCTTATGTAAAGAGCCTGGGCAGTTTTGAAGATATATCACCCTCTTTATTTTGGATGGGTTGGGCAGTACCCTTGTACATGTACGAGATACTTTTAAGCCGCAAAGCAAAAGTATAA
- a CDS encoding helix-turn-helix transcriptional regulator encodes MYERKIKEDFSCGITVAMRVFGAKWKPCIIDAIDKGCTRPSEIHRYIPEATPRVLDMQLSELLGIGVVVKETTEGFPLCSEYRLTELGRSFLPIVKQLDDWGNTYKHELMDKLAEAV; translated from the coding sequence ATGTACGAACGAAAAATTAAGGAAGATTTTAGTTGTGGCATTACTGTGGCCATGCGGGTGTTTGGTGCTAAATGGAAACCCTGTATTATTGATGCGATAGACAAGGGCTGCACAAGGCCGAGCGAAATACACCGCTACATACCTGAGGCTACGCCACGGGTGCTGGATATGCAACTGAGTGAATTACTGGGGATTGGCGTGGTGGTTAAAGAGACTACTGAGGGGTTTCCGCTGTGTAGCGAGTACCGCCTTACTGAGCTGGGCAGGAGTTTTTTGCCCATTGTGAAACAGTTGGACGATTGGGGTAATACCTATAAACATGAATTAATGGATAAATTGGCCGAGGCTGTTTAA
- a CDS encoding glycosyltransferase family 4 protein produces the protein MPTKTKVLLVVNYRSKSDPFNVGGVEYHRLLIPFIHLSQRSPIELHQINEIDPENTRLENFDVVVFSRVLSNFGRDELVLNALKKAGIPFVVDVDDYWRLPTSHLLYDQWRQHRMADRIELALKNATAVITTTPHLAAQVRKLNKNVAVAPNAIDPEQPQFVPQPLYSDVVRVGWVGGLCHTDDIPLLQRGFEKLYEDAPLQPHFGVNLCGYSPQNFDVWGYYEQIFTAGRARPNYQRVHGLDIRHYATLYNKLDVCIVPLADTSFNRCKSPLKLLEAGWFKKPCVVSKVYPYTLLGEHYKNLLFVENNKTDWYKYIKKLIQTPTLRQELGEALHETVREHYVMDRVNGVREDVLNNYLRWVQNPMLP, from the coding sequence ATGCCGACCAAGACTAAGGTGTTGCTGGTGGTAAATTACAGGAGTAAGAGCGACCCTTTTAATGTGGGCGGTGTTGAATACCACCGCCTGCTGATACCCTTTATCCATCTTAGTCAGCGCAGCCCTATCGAATTGCATCAGATTAATGAAATTGACCCTGAGAATACCCGTCTTGAAAATTTTGATGTGGTAGTGTTTAGTCGTGTGTTAAGCAATTTTGGCCGCGATGAGTTGGTGCTGAATGCACTTAAAAAGGCGGGTATTCCGTTTGTGGTGGATGTAGACGACTATTGGCGGTTGCCAACCTCGCATTTGTTGTACGACCAATGGCGGCAACACCGAATGGCCGACCGTATTGAGTTGGCGCTTAAAAATGCAACTGCGGTGATTACGACTACACCGCATTTGGCCGCCCAAGTGCGCAAGCTGAATAAGAATGTGGCGGTTGCCCCTAATGCTATCGACCCTGAGCAGCCGCAATTTGTGCCGCAACCTTTGTACAGCGATGTGGTGCGTGTGGGTTGGGTGGGCGGTTTGTGCCATACGGATGATATACCGTTGTTGCAGCGTGGGTTTGAGAAGCTGTATGAAGATGCGCCGTTGCAGCCTCATTTCGGGGTGAATTTGTGCGGGTATAGTCCCCAAAATTTTGATGTGTGGGGGTATTACGAGCAAATTTTTACGGCAGGCCGGGCAAGGCCTAATTACCAACGGGTGCATGGGCTTGATATACGGCATTATGCCACGTTATACAATAAACTGGATGTGTGTATTGTGCCGTTGGCCGATACGTCGTTTAATCGCTGTAAAAGCCCGTTGAAATTGCTGGAGGCAGGCTGGTTTAAGAAGCCTTGTGTGGTATCAAAGGTGTATCCGTACACGTTGCTGGGCGAGCATTATAAGAACTTGCTGTTTGTTGAGAATAATAAAACCGATTGGTACAAGTACATTAAGAAGTTGATACAAACGCCCACGTTGCGCCAAGAGTTGGGCGAAGCCCTGCACGAAACCGTACGCGAGCATTATGTGATGGATAGGGTGAACGGGGTTAGGGAAGATGTGCTAAATAATTATTTAAGGTGGGTACAAAACCCAATGTTGCCCTGA